CAATTAGTATCCTCCACCGTCATTACAAAATCCCATAATTGAGAGCTTGTGAGTTTTTAAATCAAATATTGGAACTCGCCCCGGCGTGGGCATAATATTCCTCATCTTCTGGTAGTCAGTCTGCGCTTGCCAACCCCCAGAATTGATCATGGATGTTCCTCTATAATTACCATAACCATTAACATGAACATGTCCAGTATGAAAAATATCTGGATGGCTATCAATCAATAAATAATCCCTTTCTTCAGGCGAGATGGGAGTTTTACCACCATATACTGGTGCCAAATGTCTCTTTCTGAGCATTTCCTTCATTGCAGGCACAGGTTTATCATGGCCTACACCAGCTATCCCTTCAACAAAATCATAAATACTTGTTCCATGATAGACGACAGTCTTTACTCCATGCATTTCAAAAAAGCAAGGATTTGGAACCATATCGACATTTGGTAATTCATATAGTTTCTCAGCATACTGTTTTTCTATAGGTAATTGGGGCTCGCCACTTCTAGTTGCGTCGTGATTTCCGGGAGACATAATTATTCTTATCCAGTCTGGAACCATTGAAAGCAGTTCATAGAGTCTTTCATACTGATCATACACATCAAGTATTTCTAAATCTCTGTCCTGATTAGGATAGGTGCCTACGCCATCGACTAAGTCCCCGGCAATAACTAAATATTTTACCCTGGAAGCTAAATCCCTTTGGGCCGGCGATCCCATTCTAATATTCAACCATTTTACAAATTTTAAAAAAGATTTTTCTAGAAATGCATTTGAGCCAACATGTACATCTGAAATATGAACTGAGCACAAATCAACTTCACTTCTACACACTTCCCTCGAAACAGGTAAATCCGGGAATTCAAACTCTTTTCCGAATATTATCCCATCACCAAGAGTTCCCTTAATCCAGATGATTTCATCAAGCATAATATACTTGACCTTCTCGTCAAGTTCTTTTGAGCCTGAGAAAAATACTTTTATTCTTCCAGTATCATCTTCTACAGTTAAAATAAGATTTCCTTTCTTTGACTCATTTTTTTCTGTTATCATTCCAACTACGCTTGTTTCTTCACCCTTCTTTGCCCTCAAAGCTTCCCCTATAGGCATGAAATCTCTTGTAGATGGCCTTTCTCTGAACATCTTCTTCATCTTGGAATATCTGTCATTGAAAAGTTTAACAAAATCTTCTATTGAACCCTGTGATACGTTTTCTTGTTTAATGTTTTTAGTAAATTTAATTTCTGCGTCATTTTCTTTTGCAGGTATCCTTTTTCCATTAATAGATCTCTTAATCTCTGTTTCAGGTTCTTCTTCCAACTTAACTTCTATTTTTCCCTTTTCAATTTCTATAGGGATTTCATTTTCTCCATTAACATTTATAAAATTCTCAAGGTCATTATCATCAACAAATACTTTTCCCTTTTCCTTTAGAAATTCAATTAATTCCACATACCTGTTTTTTTGAATTAAAGCTAAGGCTTGGACGGAATTAACAGTAAGTATAAGATTGTTTTCTAAAAATAGATTATTTATTTCTTTATTAAATGATGTCGATTCTCCCACCAAATCACCATAGGATTAATGGGATTAGTTGTCGTAAATTAGGTCTTCTTCAAGGCTGTCCTCGAAGGTTTCTTCCTCTTCGTACCATCCCAATATCTCTTCTTTTTCTATGAGTTCCCACTCATCTTCAAAATTGATTAGTATGAGCTCTTCTCCACAGAATGGACATTCTATGTTTAATCCATCCTTTACTTCTTTAAACTCGATAACTTCCAGACATACAGGACAATCAATTTCCTTCATTCTATCCCTACCTATACCCCTTCACATAACTTTTAAATCTATCTGTGAATTTCAAAGAACACTTTTATTTTTTCTTTAAGAATTTCTTCCGAGTCAGGAATAAACTCTATACTATCTCTTATCCATTTGGGTATATCCTTTGACACAAATTTATTTGCAACTCTTTCATCAAGAAATACAATTAATGCTTTGTCTGATAAAAGTCGGTGGGCTCTACCCGCCGCCTGGCTCAATTTTCGGTGAGCAGGAAGATAATATCCATAATATTTCCCTTTTCCATAAAATACTCTTTGGTAGTATTCTATCTGTGCTTCTATTCTAGGAGTTGGTCTTGCATATGGCACTCCAACGATTATTACTGTATTCATCTCATTTCCAGGATAATCTCCACCCTCAGCATTTCTACCCCCCATCACGCCTAATAAGACGGCACCGTTTTTACCAGAATGATGCTTGAAGTCAGAAACTAACATATCATTTTCTCTTGAGTCCATGTTTCGCCTTTCTATAAAAATTGGTTTATCAGACATTAAAACTATGCCTGAGTTAAGTAAGCCATCAACGACTTCATAGGAAGAGCAGAATATCCCGACATTTGCAGGCACGGAATGAATAACATCTATAGCTTTGCGCGTTATTTTTTTGTACATTTCTTCATTCCTATGAGTTCCTTTTGTAGTTACTCCTTTTGTAACCATGCCTTTAATGTTTGAAGGTGAAAATGGAGAAGTAAATATTTTGAAAGCTGGATTTCTTAATCCAATAATATCTGAATACGCATCCAATGGCTCAAGAGTTCCTGACATATGCACAGAACCAAAAGCAAAATCTAAGACTTGTGTAGTTATAGGTCTTGGGTCAAGAGACAATATTCCAAGTTTCAATGTATCTTCGTCTTTTTTAGTTTTAGTTTTCTCAAAGGTATAACAGTACCCTTCACTTCCTCTTGCATTAAACCAGTTTCCAAGAAATGATGCGATTCTAAAAATGTGAGACCTGGGCATCTTATTCTTCTTAAGGCGGGTCTTTTGAACTTTTTCACCAACAGTCTTCATATAGACTATGAGATCAAAAAGAATTTTTTCAAAACTCTTAGAAACAAAAGG
Above is a genomic segment from Methanofastidiosum sp. containing:
- a CDS encoding DNA-directed DNA polymerase II small subunit — its product is MGESTSFNKEINNLFLENNLILTVNSVQALALIQKNRYVELIEFLKEKGKVFVDDNDLENFINVNGENEIPIEIEKGKIEVKLEEEPETEIKRSINGKRIPAKENDAEIKFTKNIKQENVSQGSIEDFVKLFNDRYSKMKKMFRERPSTRDFMPIGEALRAKKGEETSVVGMITEKNESKKGNLILTVEDDTGRIKVFFSGSKELDEKVKYIMLDEIIWIKGTLGDGIIFGKEFEFPDLPVSREVCRSEVDLCSVHISDVHVGSNAFLEKSFLKFVKWLNIRMGSPAQRDLASRVKYLVIAGDLVDGVGTYPNQDRDLEILDVYDQYERLYELLSMVPDWIRIIMSPGNHDATRSGEPQLPIEKQYAEKLYELPNVDMVPNPCFFEMHGVKTVVYHGTSIYDFVEGIAGVGHDKPVPAMKEMLRKRHLAPVYGGKTPISPEERDYLLIDSHPDIFHTGHVHVNGYGNYRGTSMINSGGWQAQTDYQKMRNIMPTPGRVPIFDLKTHKLSIMGFCNDGGGY
- a CDS encoding DEAD/DEAH box helicase family protein, producing MENSFFPYDNFRTNQEEFIQFVQTSLIQKKNPIVEAATGFGKTISVLAAVLPLAEKFGKKIVYCCRTHKQMDRVMEELMEIGKNVEVSGISIKGRNSMCLHPTIINNEMDTSMALHVCRLLRRENKCEYYENMKEKDDRAYEIEVSLSQKPSLSQDVVALCIEENMCPYEVVKGILQKVEVISCSYMYIFHPEIRDNFLEGIGATLEDIILILDEAHNLSELAINLGSDQLSIYSITAAINESIEFEEPIVSEFLNKFYDVFLELENDFKFEEDDEAIITYQDLFTRLEGLKGPFVSKSFEKILFDLIVYMKTVGEKVQKTRLKKNKMPRSHIFRIASFLGNWFNARGSEGYCYTFEKTKTKKDEDTLKLGILSLDPRPITTQVLDFAFGSVHMSGTLEPLDAYSDIIGLRNPAFKIFTSPFSPSNIKGMVTKGVTTKGTHRNEEMYKKITRKAIDVIHSVPANVGIFCSSYEVVDGLLNSGIVLMSDKPIFIERRNMDSRENDMLVSDFKHHSGKNGAVLLGVMGGRNAEGGDYPGNEMNTVIIVGVPYARPTPRIEAQIEYYQRVFYGKGKYYGYYLPAHRKLSQAAGRAHRLLSDKALIVFLDERVANKFVSKDIPKWIRDSIEFIPDSEEILKEKIKVFFEIHR